The sequence AATTTTGGCCACAGCGGGCCAATCTGAAAAGAAGGTGGTTCTAAAACCTCGTCTTCGCGACCTTCTTCCTTCGAAGCAGGAATTCAAAGATTCCGTCGGCCCGATCGGTCGCGGAACCATTCTCGGTTTTCTCATCGGAATCATTCCCGGATCCGCCCATATCATCTCTACGTTCGTTTCCTACGCCATGGAAAGGAGGCTGTCCAAACATCCCGAACGTTTCGGCAAGGGGGCAATTGAGGGAGTCGCCGGACCCGAATCCGCCAATAATGCCGCCAGTGAGGGTGCCCTGGTGCCGATGCTGGCTCTGGGGGTTCCCACCGGCCCCATTCCTGCTGTTTTGTTAGCCGCCTTGATGGTCCACGGGATCAATCCGGGGCCGTTATTCATTAAGGAACAACCGGTGATCTTCTGGGGGCTGATTGCAAGCATGTACGTCGGGAATATGGTTCTTCTTCTCCTCAATCTTCCCATGGTCGGCCTTTTTGTGAATTTTTTGAGGATTCCCTACCGGATCCTGTATCCCACGATTCTGATGTTTTGCGTCGTGGGGGTCTATGCCGTAAATTCCAGCCTTGTGGACGTGGGCATCATGAGCGTCATGGGGGTCATCGGATATCTTTTGCGAAAATTTGATTTCGAGACGGCTCCGATTGTCCTGGGGGTCGTTTTGGCGCCCATCATCGAATTCAGTTTCCGGCAGGCCCTGGCCATGTCCAACGGGGATTACATGATTTTCATCCAGCGACCGATTTCTGCTGTTTTTCTTGTGGTTGCCCTCGTCATGATCCTTCTGGGATTGAAACCCTTGATCTGGAAGAAGAAGGATTGGCGTGAGCGTTTGACCGAAGCGGAGAAAAGCTCCTGATAAAGAGTGAAGGCCAAGAAAATAAAAAAAGAAGGGGGAAGAGATGAAGAAAGTTCTATTTTTGCTGGTATTGACGGCATTTGTTGGCGCCTTGGGCCTGGTTCCGGGAAAGGCGGGGGCGGATGAGCCGTACCCGACCCGGCCGATTCAGGTTATCGTTCCCTTCCCGCCGGGCGGGGTAGCAGATCTGGTGGGCCGTCCCTTGACCACGGCTTTGGAAAAACACCTCAAACAGCCGGTCGTCATCGTCAATAAAACGGGGGCCGGTGGAGCGGTAGGGATGCAG comes from Deltaproteobacteria bacterium and encodes:
- a CDS encoding tripartite tricarboxylate transporter permease, whose translation is MEATFSNLVLGFSTVFIPANIFYALVGCLIGTMVGVLPGVGPLAGISMLLPTTFGLNPTSAIILLAGIYYGAMYGGSTTSILMRIPGEAASVVTCIDGYAMAQKGRAGPALAIAAIGSYIAGTLSVVGLMFLAPPLAKFALAFGPPEYFSLLLCGLIVLSYMTGGSIVKNLAMIVLGLMFGMIGIDQMTGYFRFSYGLVALGDGIGIVPVAVGLFGISEILATAGQSEKKVVLKPRLRDLLPSKQEFKDSVGPIGRGTILGFLIGIIPGSAHIISTFVSYAMERRLSKHPERFGKGAIEGVAGPESANNAASEGALVPMLALGVPTGPIPAVLLAALMVHGINPGPLFIKEQPVIFWGLIASMYVGNMVLLLLNLPMVGLFVNFLRIPYRILYPTILMFCVVGVYAVNSSLVDVGIMSVMGVIGYLLRKFDFETAPIVLGVVLAPIIEFSFRQALAMSNGDYMIFIQRPISAVFLVVALVMILLGLKPLIWKKKDWRERLTEAEKSS